The Acidimicrobiia bacterium DNA window CCAGCATCGGCACAATGGCTGCTAGTTCCCAGGCACCAAGATCGCTCCATTCCGACCACCTCTCGGGCAGAGGCCCCAGGAACACTTTCTGCACCATTCGCAGGAAGAGGGCCGCCGTGATCACGATTCCGAGCAGACCTGTACCCGCCAGCCATGGGTAGACGCCGAGGGTTCCGGCGAAGATTTGGAACTCAGCCACAAAGCCGGCAAGTCCGGGTAATCCC harbors:
- a CDS encoding NADH-quinone oxidoreductase subunit M, giving the protein GLITGAMFLLTGSVLTRGETYEMDEYGGLAARAPALTGAMILAAFASLGLPGLAGFVAEFQIFAGTLGVYPWLAGTGLLGIVITAALFLRMVQKVFLGPLPERWSEWSDLGAWELAAIVPMLVLVVVIGIAPAWLVNVVDSATRAMTGG